In a single window of the Silvimonas iriomotensis genome:
- a CDS encoding IscS subfamily cysteine desulfurase, with the protein MDRKLPIYLDYSATTPVDPRVAQKMIPYLTEHFGNPASRSHAYGWETESAVEEAREQVAALLNCDAKEIVWTSGATESDNLAIKGAAHFYQSKGKHLITVKTEHKAVLDTTRELEREGFEVTYLDVKADGLIDLDVLKAAIRPDTILISVMLVNNEIGVIQDVDAIGELCREKGIVFHVDAAQATGKVVIDLQKTKIDLLALSAHKTYGPKGIGALYIRRKPRIRLEAQMHGGGHERGFRSGTLATHQIVGMGEAFRIAREEMGTELERIRMLRDRLWAGISDIEETHLNGDMDQRVPHNLNVSFNFVEGESLIMALKELAVSSGSACTSASLEPSYVLRALGRSDELAHSSIRFTIGRFTTVEDIDFAVKLIHEKIGKLRELSPLWEMFKDGVDISQVQWAAH; encoded by the coding sequence ATGGACCGCAAGTTGCCGATTTACCTTGATTACTCTGCCACCACCCCGGTTGATCCGCGCGTGGCGCAGAAGATGATTCCGTACCTGACCGAACACTTCGGCAACCCGGCCTCGCGTTCGCACGCCTACGGCTGGGAGACGGAATCGGCCGTAGAAGAAGCGCGTGAACAAGTTGCCGCGCTGCTCAACTGCGACGCCAAGGAAATCGTGTGGACCTCCGGCGCGACCGAATCTGACAACCTGGCCATCAAGGGCGCTGCGCACTTCTATCAAAGCAAGGGCAAGCACCTGATCACCGTGAAGACCGAGCACAAAGCCGTGCTGGACACCACGCGTGAACTGGAACGCGAAGGTTTTGAAGTTACTTACCTGGATGTCAAAGCCGACGGGCTGATTGATCTGGACGTGCTCAAGGCGGCCATCCGCCCGGACACCATCCTGATCTCGGTCATGCTGGTGAACAACGAAATCGGCGTAATCCAGGATGTCGACGCCATTGGTGAGTTGTGCCGCGAGAAGGGCATTGTGTTCCATGTCGACGCCGCGCAAGCCACTGGCAAGGTCGTGATCGACCTGCAAAAGACCAAGATTGACCTGCTGGCCCTGTCTGCCCACAAAACCTACGGCCCGAAAGGCATTGGCGCGCTGTACATCCGCCGCAAGCCGCGTATCCGTCTGGAAGCACAAATGCACGGTGGCGGCCACGAGCGCGGTTTCCGCTCCGGCACGCTGGCCACGCACCAGATCGTTGGCATGGGCGAGGCTTTCCGCATTGCCCGTGAAGAAATGGGCACTGAACTGGAACGCATCCGCATGTTGCGTGACCGTCTGTGGGCCGGTATCTCTGATATCGAAGAAACCCACCTGAACGGTGACATGGATCAGCGCGTTCCGCACAACCTGAACGTGAGCTTCAACTTTGTTGAAGGCGAATCGCTGATCATGGCGCTGAAAGAACTGGCGGTGTCCTCCGGCTCGGCCTGTACCTCTGCCAGCCTGGAACCGTCTTACGTGCTGCGCGCGCTGGGCCGCTCTGATGAACTGGCGCATTCGTCGATCCGTTTCACGATCGGCCGCTTCACCACGGTTGAAGATATCGATTTCGCCGTCAAGTTGATCCATGAAAAGATCGGCAAGCTGCGTGAACTCTCGCCGCTGTGGGAAATGTTCAAGGACGGCGTGGACATCAGCCAGGTGCAGTGGGCTGCACACTGA
- the iscR gene encoding Fe-S cluster assembly transcriptional regulator IscR: MRLTTKGRFAVTAMLDLSLRQAKGPVTLAGISERQQISLSYLEQLFGKLRRRELVESVRGPGGGYCLARGAELITVAEIIKAVDEPIDATQCGGKENCLEDHRCMTHDLWASLNKTIYDYLSSVTLAQLVEQQHEKQRRREQCQQAVLMDQRPGRTAEAAGVLPGL; the protein is encoded by the coding sequence ATGCGACTGACGACCAAAGGCCGGTTTGCCGTAACGGCAATGCTCGACCTGTCCCTGCGCCAGGCCAAAGGCCCGGTGACACTGGCGGGGATCAGCGAACGCCAGCAGATTTCGCTTTCTTACCTGGAACAACTGTTTGGCAAGCTGCGCCGCCGTGAACTGGTTGAAAGCGTGCGCGGCCCTGGCGGTGGTTACTGTCTGGCGCGTGGCGCCGAACTGATCACCGTGGCCGAGATTATCAAGGCCGTCGATGAACCGATCGACGCGACGCAATGCGGTGGCAAGGAAAACTGCCTGGAAGACCACCGCTGCATGACCCACGACTTGTGGGCCAGCCTGAACAAAACCATTTACGACTATCTGTCTTCGGTCACCCTGGCGCAGCTGGTAGAGCAACAGCACGAAAAACAGCGCCGCCGTGAGCAATGCCAGCAAGCGGTCCTGATGGACCAGCGCCCTGGCAGAACGGCGGAAGCCGCTGGTGTGTTGCCGGGTCTGTAA
- the cysE gene encoding serine O-acetyltransferase, with the protein MLDRLREDIRAIFERDPAARSMWEVVICYPGFQAQTLHRMAHALWLRDCKLLARTVSHFGRWLTGIEIHPGAKIGRRVFIDHGMGVVIGETAEIGDDCTLYQGVTLGGTSLHEGKRHPTLEEGVVVGAGAKVLGGFTVGRGAKIGPNAVVIKPVPAGATMVANLARMVDKERDKVRAEQAEKMGFTAYGLSDDMNDPTVKAIHGLLDHSVTTDKRLDMILARLEQLGVDCSKERAAQDGFDPNYLNRIVEE; encoded by the coding sequence ATGCTTGATCGCTTGCGTGAAGACATCCGGGCCATTTTTGAGCGCGATCCCGCCGCACGTTCCATGTGGGAAGTGGTCATCTGTTATCCGGGTTTTCAGGCGCAAACGCTGCATCGCATGGCGCACGCCCTCTGGCTGCGCGACTGCAAGCTGCTGGCTCGCACCGTGTCGCATTTCGGCCGCTGGCTGACCGGTATCGAGATCCACCCGGGCGCCAAAATCGGCCGCCGCGTGTTCATCGATCACGGCATGGGTGTGGTGATTGGCGAAACCGCAGAGATCGGCGACGACTGCACGCTGTACCAGGGCGTGACCCTGGGCGGCACCTCGCTGCATGAAGGCAAGCGCCACCCGACGCTGGAAGAAGGTGTGGTGGTAGGCGCGGGGGCTAAAGTGCTGGGCGGCTTCACCGTGGGGCGCGGCGCCAAGATCGGCCCGAACGCTGTGGTGATCAAGCCGGTGCCGGCGGGCGCCACCATGGTGGCCAACTTGGCGCGCATGGTCGACAAGGAACGTGACAAGGTCCGGGCCGAGCAGGCAGAGAAAATGGGCTTTACAGCCTATGGCCTGTCTGACGACATGAACGACCCGACGGTGAAAGCCATTCACGGCCTGCTGGATCACTCAGTCACCACCGACAAGCGTCTGGACATGATCCTGGCGCGGCTGGAGCAACTGGGTGTGGATTGCTCCAAAGAGCGTGCCGCGCAAGACGGATTTGACCCCAATTATCTGAACCGGATTGTCGAGGAATAA
- a CDS encoding AraC family transcriptional regulator: protein MHQTLLSQLMALPNLAERTFVGGAALFRFHHRVQVQRTPYFVPCLIAVLAGEKHIKTASGEFICKAGDWFTVSAGTTITFTNVPDPERGYFAAVVIAADASMLQRFRQRYAGVLPAQLDAHPLIAPDTGSRQALHDYISEILITRHDKLSDALVELRWEALWLALARQGVARDLVMAQPGRWRERVVWTLYSNVAADWHADDVARKLALSESSLRRRLRDEGVSFSELLLDVRMERALAMVMDGSTPIQRIAEACGYTSPSRFAAAFRQRFGLSPLALRASFQTPQATHAESAADALA, encoded by the coding sequence ATGCATCAAACCCTGTTGTCGCAACTCATGGCCTTGCCCAATCTGGCCGAGCGCACCTTTGTGGGTGGTGCGGCCTTGTTCCGCTTTCATCACCGCGTACAGGTGCAGCGCACGCCCTACTTTGTGCCGTGTCTGATCGCGGTGCTGGCCGGTGAAAAACACATCAAGACCGCCAGTGGCGAGTTCATCTGCAAGGCCGGCGACTGGTTTACGGTCAGTGCGGGCACCACCATCACCTTTACCAATGTGCCCGATCCGGAACGCGGTTATTTTGCGGCGGTGGTGATTGCCGCTGATGCCAGCATGCTGCAGCGATTCCGCCAGCGTTATGCCGGCGTACTGCCCGCGCAACTGGATGCCCACCCGCTCATTGCGCCCGACACCGGCAGCCGCCAGGCGCTGCACGATTACATCAGCGAAATCCTCATTACCCGCCACGACAAACTCTCTGACGCGCTGGTTGAGTTGCGCTGGGAAGCCCTGTGGCTGGCACTGGCGCGCCAAGGCGTGGCGCGTGATCTGGTCATGGCCCAGCCGGGCCGCTGGCGTGAACGCGTGGTGTGGACGCTGTACAGCAATGTGGCGGCAGACTGGCACGCTGACGACGTCGCCCGCAAGCTGGCCTTGAGCGAGTCATCGCTGCGCCGCCGCCTGCGTGATGAAGGCGTCTCGTTCAGCGAGTTGTTGCTGGATGTGCGCATGGAACGCGCGCTAGCCATGGTGATGGATGGCAGCACGCCGATCCAGCGCATTGCCGAGGCCTGCGGCTATACCTCGCCGTCGCGGTTTGCCGCTGCGTTCCGCCAGCGTTTCGGGCTGTCGCCACTGGCCTTGCGCGCCTCTTTCCAGACGCCGCAGGCAACGCACGCCGAGTCTGCGGCCGACGCGCTGGCCTGA
- a CDS encoding YbhB/YbcL family Raf kinase inhibitor-like protein, giving the protein MKHHLTWASALLLATGISHAAGFTVTSHDVTSGATLSQKHVAYGEGCKGQNISPDLAWNNPPAGTQSFAIVVSDPDAPGARTWFHWVLFDIPASVNNVAAAAGEYNSKTLPAGAVQGRNSDYSFSYTGACPPAGDKPHHYHFTVYALKSAKLGADASNSSPDNLVDKIKAQALGSAEVMATFGR; this is encoded by the coding sequence ATGAAACACCATCTGACCTGGGCCAGCGCGCTCTTGCTTGCCACCGGCATCAGCCACGCCGCCGGCTTTACCGTTACCAGCCATGATGTCACCAGCGGCGCCACCCTGAGCCAGAAACACGTGGCCTACGGCGAAGGATGCAAGGGCCAGAATATCTCGCCCGATCTGGCCTGGAACAACCCGCCTGCCGGCACCCAGAGCTTTGCCATCGTGGTATCAGACCCGGATGCGCCCGGTGCGCGGACGTGGTTCCACTGGGTGCTGTTTGATATCCCGGCCAGCGTCAACAACGTGGCCGCAGCGGCTGGCGAGTACAACAGCAAGACGCTGCCCGCCGGCGCGGTTCAGGGCCGCAACAGTGACTACAGCTTTTCTTATACCGGGGCATGCCCGCCCGCCGGCGACAAACCGCATCACTATCACTTCACCGTGTACGCGCTGAAAAGCGCAAAGCTGGGCGCGGATGCCAGCAACAGCAGCCCGGACAACCTGGTCGACAAGATCAAGGCGCAAGCGCTGGGCAGCGCAGAGGTCATGGCCACGTTTGGCCGTTAA
- a CDS encoding glycerate kinase: MHIVIAPDSFKESLSAWQVAQAIAAGFAEVFADARYTLLPMADGGEGTVDAFVVATGGQRVEVSVTGPLGTPVKAFYGLTGDGHTAVIEMAAASGLALVPAAARNPLLTTTRGTGELIMAALDAGARHLVIGLGGSATNDGGVGMAQALGLRCVDAAGAEIGPGGGALAALAQLDAAGLDTRLARCRIEVACDVDNPLTGPQGASAVFGPQKGATPAMVARLDECLGRLAICLKQGLGKDVADVPGAGAAGGMGAMMLALGGQLRPGVQIVADVLRLDEAIRDADLVITGEGRMDSQSLRGKTPVGVAQVARRHGKPVIALNGSLTASSDELQRAGLDAAFSVLHEPGDLAQALSQAAPNVRRAARNVAATLQLAQQLKP; the protein is encoded by the coding sequence ATGCACATTGTCATTGCGCCGGATTCATTCAAGGAAAGCCTCTCTGCATGGCAGGTGGCGCAGGCCATTGCCGCCGGTTTTGCCGAAGTGTTTGCGGATGCCCGCTATACCCTGCTGCCCATGGCTGACGGGGGCGAGGGCACGGTCGATGCCTTTGTCGTCGCCACCGGCGGCCAGCGGGTTGAGGTGTCGGTGACCGGTCCGCTGGGGACCCCGGTCAAGGCCTTTTACGGGCTGACGGGCGATGGCCACACGGCCGTGATCGAAATGGCCGCAGCCAGCGGGCTGGCGCTGGTGCCCGCTGCCGCGCGCAACCCGCTGTTGACCACCACACGCGGCACGGGTGAGTTGATCATGGCCGCGCTGGATGCCGGCGCACGGCATCTGGTGATCGGTCTGGGTGGCAGCGCAACCAATGATGGCGGCGTCGGCATGGCGCAGGCGCTGGGGTTGCGCTGTGTCGATGCGGCCGGTGCCGAAATCGGCCCGGGCGGCGGTGCCCTGGCGGCGCTGGCGCAGCTGGATGCGGCCGGTCTGGATACGCGGCTGGCCCGGTGCCGGATTGAAGTCGCTTGCGATGTGGATAACCCGCTGACCGGGCCGCAAGGCGCCTCTGCCGTCTTCGGCCCGCAAAAAGGGGCGACCCCGGCCATGGTGGCGCGTCTTGACGAGTGCCTGGGCCGCCTGGCCATCTGCCTGAAACAGGGCCTGGGCAAAGATGTGGCGGATGTCCCCGGGGCCGGTGCCGCAGGCGGCATGGGCGCCATGATGCTGGCGCTGGGCGGGCAGTTGCGGCCCGGCGTGCAGATTGTGGCGGACGTCTTGCGGCTGGATGAAGCGATCCGCGACGCGGATCTGGTCATCACCGGGGAAGGGCGCATGGACAGCCAGAGCCTGCGCGGCAAAACCCCGGTGGGCGTGGCGCAAGTGGCCAGACGTCATGGCAAGCCGGTAATTGCGCTCAATGGCTCACTCACCGCCAGCAGTGACGAATTGCAGCGCGCCGGCCTGGATGCCGCATTCAGCGTACTGCACGAACCAGGCGATCTGGCGCAGGCACTAAGCCAGGCTGCGCCCAATGTCCGGCGGGCCGCACGCAATGTCGCCGCGACCCTCCAGCTGGCACAACAACTCAAGCCTTAA
- a CDS encoding alpha-amylase family glycosyl hydrolase translates to MARSAKAWWRGAVIYQIYPRSFMDSNGDGVGDLPGIRQHVSYLKRLNIDAVWISPFFTSPMNDFGYDVSDYRDVDPLFGTLADFDALVADLHKAGIKVIIDQVLSHTADAHPWFVESRQSRDNPKADWYVWADARPDGTPPSNWLSVFGGSSWQWDTRRRQYYLHNFLTSQPDLNFHNEEVQQATLDNIEFWLKRGVDGFRFDACNYHFHDRKLRSNPAAESVDDMTVTLSNPYGMQQHRYDKSRPQNLKFLKQIRKLLDQYGAASVGEVGDDDSLARMAEYTSGGDKLNQAYSFNLLTEAHTAEHIRRQVEDLEAHMAMHDKPGWACWSVGNHDVPRVLTRWGHNTDDPQFSRMVLALVTTLRGSSCLYQGDELGLPEADIPYALLQDPYGKAFWPEFKGRDGCRTPMPWKKNAAFGGFSTAQPWLPIPGEHLARAVAVQERPADSVLNFTRHFLAWRRGYPALIRGDIHFYKVPEPVLLYTRKHDHVTVLVAFNLGSAKVRVKLPTLLRDVIPLSGHGLGRGLIENGMLDLGAYGGVFGTVR, encoded by the coding sequence ATGGCCAGATCTGCCAAAGCCTGGTGGCGCGGTGCGGTGATCTACCAGATTTACCCGCGCAGTTTCATGGATAGCAACGGCGACGGCGTGGGCGATCTGCCCGGCATTCGCCAGCATGTGTCTTATCTCAAGCGGCTCAATATTGATGCAGTCTGGATCTCGCCGTTCTTTACCTCTCCGATGAATGACTTTGGCTACGACGTGTCGGATTACCGGGATGTCGATCCACTGTTTGGCACACTGGCGGACTTTGACGCGCTGGTGGCAGATCTGCACAAGGCCGGGATCAAGGTGATCATCGACCAGGTGTTGTCGCACACCGCCGACGCCCATCCCTGGTTTGTGGAAAGCCGCCAGAGCCGCGACAACCCCAAGGCCGACTGGTATGTCTGGGCCGATGCCCGCCCCGACGGCACGCCGCCCTCCAACTGGTTGTCGGTGTTTGGCGGCTCGTCCTGGCAGTGGGATACCCGGCGCCGCCAGTACTATCTGCACAATTTCCTGACCAGCCAGCCTGATCTCAATTTCCACAATGAAGAAGTGCAACAGGCCACGCTGGATAACATCGAGTTCTGGCTCAAACGCGGGGTGGACGGCTTCCGGTTTGATGCCTGCAACTATCATTTTCATGATCGCAAGCTGCGCAGTAACCCGGCCGCAGAGTCGGTAGACGACATGACCGTGACGCTCTCCAACCCGTATGGCATGCAGCAGCACCGTTACGACAAAAGCCGGCCGCAGAACCTCAAGTTCCTCAAGCAAATCCGCAAATTGCTGGATCAGTACGGGGCGGCCAGCGTGGGCGAAGTGGGGGACGATGACTCGCTGGCGCGCATGGCGGAGTACACCTCCGGCGGCGACAAGCTCAATCAGGCGTACAGCTTCAACCTGCTGACCGAAGCGCATACGGCCGAGCATATCCGCCGCCAGGTAGAAGACCTGGAAGCGCACATGGCCATGCATGACAAGCCCGGCTGGGCGTGCTGGTCGGTGGGCAATCACGATGTGCCGCGCGTGCTTACGCGCTGGGGCCACAACACGGACGACCCGCAATTCTCCAGAATGGTGCTGGCGCTGGTTACCACCTTGCGTGGCAGCAGTTGCCTGTATCAGGGCGATGAACTGGGCCTGCCCGAAGCAGACATCCCGTACGCCTTGCTGCAAGACCCGTATGGCAAAGCCTTCTGGCCGGAGTTCAAAGGCCGCGATGGCTGCCGCACGCCCATGCCCTGGAAAAAGAACGCGGCGTTTGGCGGGTTTTCCACCGCGCAACCCTGGCTGCCGATACCGGGCGAACATCTGGCGCGGGCGGTGGCGGTGCAGGAACGGCCAGCGGATTCGGTGCTGAACTTCACCCGGCATTTTCTGGCCTGGCGGCGCGGCTATCCGGCGCTGATCCGTGGCGATATCCATTTTTACAAAGTGCCGGAGCCAGTGCTGCTCTACACCCGCAAACACGATCATGTCACCGTGCTGGTGGCGTTCAATCTGGGCAGCGCCAAAGTGCGCGTCAAACTGCCGACCCTGCTGCGCGATGTCATTCCGCTCTCCGGCCATGGTCTGGGGCGCGGGTTGATTGAAAACGGCATGCTGGACCTTGGCGCATATGGCGGAGTTTTTGGTACTGTGCGCTGA
- the glgB gene encoding 1,4-alpha-glucan branching protein GlgB encodes MPYQLDAATRDALFEGDHTDPFAVLGLHESDEGLVIRTFQPQASAVTVTDPGGRKIVALPCTDERGFFEGLIPRRKNRFAYRLLVTWAHGQFDLEDAYRFGPSLGDMDVWLLAEGTHTRPYEKLGTHPTTLEGIGGVAFAVWAPNAQRVALVGDFNYWDGRRHPMRFRPECGVWELFMPNAQIGQMYKYEIRDQNGDIFLKSDPYGLTMELRPGTASKVARLPAWVEPSEARRKANAFDAPVSIYEVHLGSWKRVPEDGQRWLTYRELADQLIPYVEDLGFTHIELMPVNEHPFDASWGYQPLGMYAPTSRFGTPDDFRHLVDTAHRAGIGIILDWVPGHFPSDAHGLARFDGTHLYEHADPREGFHQDWNTLIFNYGRNEVRNYLIGNALYWIERYGIDGLRVDAVASMLYRDYSRKEGEWVPNRFGGRENLEAIDFLKRMNETVGTVRQEAITIAEESTAFPAVTRPPSDGGLGFHFKWNMGWMNDTLSYMKLDPVHRQYHHNKMTFGLMYAWHENFVLPLSHDEVVHGKGSLLSRMPGDAWQQFANLRAYYAFMWAHPGKKLLFMGCEFGQGREWNHEASLDWHLLEVDWHRGVQSLIRDLNQVYKREGALHQKDFNEEGFRWINPDDNINSVYPFIRYGNAPGDGIVVICNFTPVPREGYRIGVPDAGQYAEVLNTDSHYYCGSDVGNPPQYTTTEGCNGQPHSLVLTLPPLATIYLKRVAP; translated from the coding sequence ATGCCCTACCAGCTTGACGCAGCCACCCGCGACGCCCTGTTTGAAGGTGACCATACCGACCCGTTTGCCGTGCTGGGTCTGCACGAGAGCGATGAGGGGCTGGTGATCCGCACCTTTCAGCCGCAGGCCTCCGCCGTCACCGTGACCGATCCCGGTGGCCGCAAGATTGTGGCTTTGCCGTGCACCGACGAGCGCGGCTTCTTTGAAGGGCTGATTCCGCGCCGCAAGAACCGCTTCGCTTACCGCTTGCTGGTGACCTGGGCGCACGGGCAGTTTGATCTGGAAGACGCCTACCGTTTCGGGCCCAGCCTGGGGGATATGGACGTCTGGTTGCTGGCCGAAGGCACGCATACCCGCCCCTATGAAAAACTGGGCACGCACCCGACCACGCTGGAAGGCATTGGCGGCGTGGCCTTTGCCGTGTGGGCGCCGAACGCCCAACGCGTGGCGCTGGTGGGCGACTTCAACTACTGGGATGGCCGCCGCCACCCCATGCGGTTCCGGCCCGAATGCGGCGTGTGGGAGTTGTTCATGCCCAATGCGCAGATCGGCCAGATGTACAAATACGAAATCCGCGACCAGAACGGCGACATCTTTCTTAAATCAGACCCCTACGGCCTGACCATGGAATTGCGCCCCGGCACCGCCAGCAAGGTGGCACGCCTGCCCGCCTGGGTTGAACCCAGTGAAGCGCGGCGCAAGGCCAACGCGTTCGATGCGCCGGTATCCATCTATGAAGTGCATCTGGGCTCCTGGAAACGCGTGCCGGAAGACGGCCAGCGCTGGCTGACCTACCGCGAACTGGCCGACCAGCTTATCCCGTATGTGGAAGACCTGGGCTTTACCCACATTGAGTTGATGCCGGTCAACGAGCACCCGTTTGATGCGTCCTGGGGTTATCAACCGCTGGGCATGTACGCGCCGACGTCGCGCTTTGGCACGCCGGATGATTTCCGCCACCTTGTCGATACCGCCCACCGCGCCGGCATCGGCATCATTCTGGATTGGGTGCCCGGACATTTTCCGTCTGATGCGCACGGCCTGGCGCGCTTTGACGGTACGCATCTGTATGAGCACGCCGACCCGCGTGAAGGCTTCCATCAGGACTGGAACACGCTGATCTTCAACTATGGCCGCAATGAAGTACGCAATTACCTGATCGGCAATGCGCTTTACTGGATCGAGCGCTATGGCATTGACGGCCTGCGCGTGGATGCCGTGGCCTCCATGCTGTACCGCGATTACAGCCGCAAGGAAGGCGAATGGGTGCCTAACCGCTTTGGCGGTCGCGAGAACCTGGAAGCCATCGACTTTCTGAAGCGCATGAACGAAACCGTCGGCACCGTGCGCCAGGAAGCCATCACCATTGCCGAAGAATCCACCGCTTTCCCCGCGGTCACGCGCCCGCCGTCTGATGGCGGTCTGGGGTTCCACTTCAAGTGGAACATGGGCTGGATGAACGACACGCTGTCATACATGAAACTGGACCCAGTGCATCGCCAGTACCACCACAACAAGATGACCTTCGGCCTGATGTACGCCTGGCACGAGAACTTTGTGCTGCCGCTCTCGCACGATGAAGTGGTGCACGGCAAGGGCTCACTGTTGTCACGCATGCCGGGCGATGCCTGGCAGCAGTTTGCCAACCTGCGCGCCTATTACGCTTTCATGTGGGCGCACCCGGGCAAGAAACTGTTGTTCATGGGCTGCGAGTTCGGCCAGGGCCGCGAGTGGAATCACGAAGCCAGCCTGGACTGGCATTTGCTGGAGGTGGACTGGCACCGCGGCGTGCAGTCGCTGATCCGTGATCTGAACCAGGTCTACAAGCGTGAAGGCGCGCTGCATCAGAAAGACTTCAACGAGGAAGGGTTCCGCTGGATCAATCCCGATGACAACATCAACTCGGTCTACCCTTTCATCCGCTACGGCAATGCGCCGGGCGACGGCATTGTGGTGATCTGCAATTTCACCCCGGTCCCGCGTGAGGGCTACCGCATTGGCGTGCCGGACGCCGGCCAGTATGCAGAAGTCCTCAACACCGATTCTCACTACTACTGCGGCAGCGACGTCGGCAACCCGCCGCAATACACCACCACCGAAGGCTGCAACGGCCAGCCGCACTCGCTGGTGCTGACCTTGCCGCCGCTGGCCACCATCTACCTGAAACGGGTGGCGCCATGA